One stretch of Sinorhizobium meliloti DNA includes these proteins:
- a CDS encoding LysR family transcriptional regulator gives MDTMMSLRLFCTVSELKSFTAAADRLGISPAMASKHVMQLENRLGTRLLNRTSRHVSLTETGCLYFNQAKQLLEGLDEVEAAIGNATVAPCGILKLSAPVCAASICFVSRLAEYNRRYPDVCLDVDLSGRMVNLVDEGFDLALRATSPGRLDLGLVARPLADIEFHLMASPEYLERAGRPKGFADLNGHALLRFSGVNLSDITALKGANGQYKVTFRTVMLSENKTILQQAALQGMGLVFLPKWMTEQDIAAGRLETVLPDAIRFSITLYAVYPSRKYLSAKVRTFIDFMTTSLQGLG, from the coding sequence ATGGATACAATGATGAGCCTGCGGCTGTTCTGCACCGTGTCAGAACTGAAGAGCTTCACTGCTGCCGCCGACCGCCTCGGCATTTCGCCGGCAATGGCGAGCAAACATGTGATGCAGCTTGAGAACAGGCTGGGCACCCGGCTCCTCAACCGGACCAGCCGCCACGTCAGCCTGACGGAAACCGGATGCCTTTATTTCAACCAGGCCAAGCAGTTGCTCGAAGGGCTTGACGAGGTGGAAGCAGCCATCGGCAACGCTACGGTGGCGCCCTGCGGCATCCTGAAACTGAGTGCACCGGTTTGCGCGGCCAGCATATGCTTCGTGAGCCGACTGGCCGAGTATAACCGGCGCTATCCCGACGTCTGCCTAGACGTGGATCTAAGCGGCCGCATGGTGAATCTGGTAGACGAAGGTTTCGATCTTGCCCTGCGGGCAACGTCGCCCGGCCGGCTCGATCTGGGCCTCGTCGCCCGTCCGCTGGCCGATATAGAATTCCACCTCATGGCATCGCCGGAATATCTGGAACGAGCAGGTCGACCCAAAGGCTTCGCGGATCTTAACGGTCACGCGCTGCTTCGTTTCAGCGGGGTCAACCTCAGTGACATCACGGCGCTGAAAGGCGCAAATGGACAGTACAAAGTCACATTTCGTACCGTGATGTTGAGCGAGAACAAGACCATTCTCCAGCAGGCAGCTCTGCAGGGTATGGGCCTTGTCTTCCTGCCGAAATGGATGACCGAGCAGGACATCGCGGCAGGCCGATTGGAGACCGTGCTTCCAGACGCGATCAGGTTTTCCATTACGTTATATGCTGTGTATCCGAGCCGGAAGTATCTTTCCGCCAAAGTCCGCACTTTCATAGACTTTATGACGACGAGCTTGCAGGGCCTAGGATAA
- a CDS encoding LLM class flavin-dependent oxidoreductase — protein MRHTSPSKLTFGIFDHLDEDGRDIAQQYADRLTLAETCDRLGFYAYHLAEHHCTPHGRGASPNLFLSSVAQRTRQLRVGPLVMLLSLCHPLRAFEEICMLDQLSGGRLELGIGRGFLPIELNYFGIGADAVPERYIEASEILVKAMKGGTLSYQGKHFELNDVPLTLRPHQRPHPPTWIATNRPESAAWAAANGANIACLGPASVVRKITDAFRSHPEQNNDPDDQAPFLGLLRMVVVGHSAAHAHSLAAPAYDRWVKNFKFLYDVNAIPVPPNLPLTLDAAIESELCVVGTAAFVRRALLDQLEEAGANYLLCQLAFGDLPLHASQNTALAIQSGIMDRVD, from the coding sequence ATGAGACATACCTCCCCTTCGAAGCTAACCTTCGGCATCTTTGATCACTTAGACGAGGACGGTCGGGACATCGCACAACAGTACGCCGACCGCCTGACGTTAGCCGAGACATGCGATCGGCTCGGTTTTTATGCATATCACCTCGCGGAGCACCATTGTACCCCGCATGGGAGAGGCGCATCGCCGAATTTGTTCTTGTCGAGCGTCGCGCAGCGCACTCGGCAACTTCGTGTCGGCCCCTTGGTCATGCTGCTCAGCCTTTGTCATCCGCTACGCGCGTTTGAAGAGATCTGTATGTTGGACCAATTGAGCGGTGGTAGACTCGAGCTTGGTATCGGGCGCGGCTTTCTCCCGATCGAATTGAATTACTTCGGGATTGGTGCAGACGCGGTGCCGGAGCGCTACATCGAAGCCAGCGAAATCCTCGTGAAGGCAATGAAGGGCGGCACACTGTCCTACCAAGGCAAGCATTTTGAGCTAAACGATGTCCCTTTGACGCTGCGGCCTCATCAGCGTCCGCATCCGCCTACATGGATCGCCACCAACCGGCCCGAATCTGCGGCTTGGGCCGCTGCCAACGGCGCAAATATCGCTTGCCTAGGACCCGCGTCTGTTGTTCGCAAAATTACTGATGCCTTCCGTTCCCATCCAGAGCAAAACAATGACCCGGACGACCAAGCGCCTTTTCTCGGATTGCTCCGAATGGTAGTGGTCGGACACTCTGCCGCGCACGCCCATTCACTCGCGGCACCTGCTTACGACCGATGGGTCAAGAACTTCAAGTTCCTGTACGATGTCAACGCGATCCCCGTTCCGCCAAACTTGCCGCTGACCTTGGATGCCGCAATCGAGAGCGAGTTGTGCGTGGTAGGAACGGCAGCTTTTGTGCGCCGGGCTCTCCTTGATCAGTTGGAAGAGGCGGGGGCCAACTACCTTCTTTGTCAACTCGCGTTTGGAGATCTGCCACTTCACGCCTCGCAGAACACCGCCCTGGCCATTCAGTCCGGCATTATGGATCGAGTTGATTAA
- a CDS encoding gamma-glutamyl-gamma-aminobutyrate hydrolase family protein: MPLVGVTANRLVEDEVHREWVRRRYIDTLETFANVEIVVLPTQSTNDRVGIRKIADRLDGFVLTGDESNVNPDYVSQSNARRLFLAASGYRRGESDHYRDVMASGFLSAALERGLPILGICRGLQEMNVFFGGALFEDISSRKDMLRHREDVSLPRDRQYDPVHDVIIQPGGKFASIFGCGTVIKVNSLHNQGISSLGNGLTCEAVAPDGLIEAISVANADALQLAVQWHPEWHAAEDPHSKRLFGAFGKACADYRSKRPRQ; encoded by the coding sequence ATGCCACTGGTTGGAGTCACCGCAAACCGCCTCGTCGAAGATGAGGTTCACCGGGAATGGGTTCGTAGGCGATACATAGATACGCTCGAGACATTTGCTAATGTTGAGATTGTAGTTCTGCCCACACAGTCTACTAACGATCGAGTAGGAATCCGGAAAATTGCTGATCGCCTCGACGGGTTTGTCCTTACCGGGGATGAATCGAACGTTAACCCGGATTACGTTTCCCAATCCAATGCTCGACGCCTTTTTTTGGCCGCAAGCGGCTATCGCAGAGGAGAAAGTGACCACTATAGAGACGTGATGGCAAGTGGTTTTCTTTCTGCTGCTCTTGAGAGAGGGCTTCCGATCCTTGGGATATGCCGGGGACTCCAAGAGATGAATGTCTTTTTCGGAGGAGCGCTTTTTGAAGACATTTCCAGCCGGAAGGACATGCTGCGCCACAGAGAGGATGTTTCGCTACCACGTGACCGGCAATACGATCCTGTTCATGACGTGATCATTCAACCTGGGGGAAAATTTGCGAGTATTTTCGGATGTGGCACAGTCATCAAGGTCAACTCCCTTCACAACCAAGGGATATCGTCTCTGGGGAATGGCCTCACTTGTGAGGCGGTCGCCCCTGATGGGCTGATCGAAGCTATTAGCGTGGCAAACGCTGACGCTTTACAATTGGCGGTGCAATGGCATCCAGAGTGGCATGCCGCAGAGGATCCCCACTCCAAGAGACTATTCGGTGCATTTGGAAAAGCATGTGCGGACTACCGTTCAAAGCGGCCCCGCCAATAA
- a CDS encoding fatty acid desaturase family protein gives MQTTLSATWKRLCPPYIDFSPENPEETMTVQDVWPLKASHFQSVRFPSDIKRSLAALRTDNFTGALYIAKDYIIILAFGALASEVSWWFYPLAVLFIGAHQRGLTTIAHDAAHKTLARNATLNYVLGILFAAYPLFQRHWAYRISHVHLHHPHLGDPEKDPDLKFFLETGVYDVRHPNRYIWDIVVLPLLGGATSAYLKYLFKSRFSIGGAGSADVDKTGILVDTWGFAGFWITVLGTSIAFGFFDELILFWIIPYLTTFQVIGWFTEIAEHSPMCEVENKNLYLTRNRKGNLLERMLFGVNLDEYHLEHHLSPGIPFWLLKKAQEIRMADPEFREVSTTWGGLFCKGPKGQPSVISQLIERNARLYEAEQQNRPAATGSAL, from the coding sequence ATGCAGACGACATTATCGGCGACCTGGAAAAGGCTCTGTCCGCCATATATTGATTTCAGTCCAGAAAATCCCGAGGAAACTATGACCGTTCAAGACGTTTGGCCTCTGAAGGCCTCCCATTTCCAAAGCGTCCGCTTTCCCTCCGACATAAAGAGATCGCTCGCGGCATTGCGCACCGATAATTTCACGGGAGCACTTTATATTGCCAAAGACTACATTATTATCCTTGCATTTGGGGCACTTGCATCCGAGGTATCGTGGTGGTTCTACCCTCTTGCAGTCCTGTTCATTGGCGCGCACCAGCGCGGTTTGACTACAATAGCACACGACGCTGCACACAAGACACTGGCGAGAAATGCGACGCTGAATTACGTTCTTGGTATCCTGTTCGCTGCCTATCCGCTGTTCCAGCGGCATTGGGCCTACCGGATTTCACACGTCCATCTGCACCACCCGCACTTAGGTGATCCGGAGAAGGATCCAGATCTCAAATTTTTCCTGGAGACCGGAGTGTATGACGTACGCCACCCCAATAGATATATCTGGGATATTGTTGTTTTACCCCTACTCGGAGGGGCAACATCTGCCTATTTAAAATACCTCTTCAAATCCCGGTTCAGCATCGGCGGAGCTGGAAGTGCTGACGTCGACAAGACTGGGATTTTAGTTGATACATGGGGTTTCGCAGGGTTCTGGATTACTGTTCTCGGGACATCGATAGCCTTCGGCTTTTTTGACGAACTTATCCTATTCTGGATCATTCCTTATCTGACGACATTCCAAGTCATCGGCTGGTTCACCGAGATAGCCGAGCATTCACCGATGTGTGAAGTCGAAAACAAGAACTTGTACCTAACGAGGAACCGGAAAGGCAATCTTTTGGAGCGTATGCTGTTCGGCGTAAATCTAGACGAATATCACCTCGAGCATCATCTTTCACCTGGCATACCGTTCTGGCTGCTCAAGAAGGCGCAGGAAATTCGGATGGCAGATCCCGAGTTCCGCGAAGTGTCAACGACATGGGGTGGCCTATTTTGTAAGGGACCCAAAGGACAGCCAAGTGTCATATCCCAACTGATCGAGCGCAACGCGAGGCTGTATGAAGCCGAACAGCAGAACAGACCTGCTGCCACAGGGAGCGCCTTGTAG